CCCACGGATGATCCGTGCTCGCGGCGGCGCGCGCCGTCGCGTTCGTGACCGACACGGGGCGTTTGACTTCCCCGTCGCTATAGAAGACACGCCGGTACCGCGGCGGCAAGTCGTTCTCGTCCAGCGACCGTTCCTCGTTGTAGACGTGCGCCGTCAACAACAGTTCGACGACCGAGAGCGCCGCGTTGCTCATTCCCCGCGAGGTAGGACTGGGAACCGTTTAAGACCGTCGAACCGTCCCGGCGAGCGCGTTCGAAACGTGACCGCTCGCGGGCGCCAGGTTCGATACCTGGGCGCTCGCGGACGGCGCGTTCGGGGCGTAGACGCTCGCGGGCGTCGGGTTCGAGACGGGGACGCTCGTGGGCGTCGAGTTCGAGGAGGCGTTCGTCGCATCCGCCGTTCCGATCGGTGGTCGGTCCCGCGGCCCCGACGACGTCGACTCGTCGGGGTCCACGCGGAGGTAGAACAGGATCGGGCGCGAGTACTCCTCGTCCGGGCTGTCGCCGTACCGCTGGTGACTCACGCGCTCGTAGCCGTTCGCGACCAACCACTCGTGGAGGCGCTGTCCGCCGTCCTCCGGGTACCTCGGTCCCTCGTTCTGGCCGAGCGTCACCACGACCGGCGGCTTCGTGTCGTTTAGCACCGACGCGTCGTCCGTGTCCGAATACACGAAGTGCTGGCCGGACTGGTTCGCGTCGTACTGGTACATCTCCATGTACCACATCCACGTCCGCCTGTCGTAGTACGGGTTGGGAGCCGGCGGCTGCGCGAGTTGGCTCTCGTTCCCTATCGCGAACCCGTCACCCCAGAACAGCGCGTCGACGTCGCCCGGCCCACCCCGCTCCAGGCCGAGCTGGCGGACGCGCTCGAGCGTCGGTTTCGCGTCCGTCGACGGCTGCGCGTACTGGATGATCGTATTGTCGGGGTCCTGCGGGTTCACGTACACTTGGTCGGCGACCGCGAACCCCATCCAGCCGAACACGCATAGGAGGAGTACGGCCGCGATCGCCACGCCGACGCCGTCGTCGAGCGTGTACGAGTCGATCCCCCACCGGAAGAGGATGGCGAGCCCGACGGCCGCGGGGATGGCGAGCGGGACGATCGCGTGCGCGGTCGCCCACCCGGCCTGGATGTCGGTCGCGATCGGGTACCCGAGGACGCTCACGAATCCCCAGTAGGACGCGAGCGCGACGAGGTCACGCGGCCCGCCGTCGCCGTAGCGGTCGACGAGGAAGCCGACGACGGCGAACGCGGAGACGACGAGTGCGCCCGCGATCATCACCTCCACGTAGTGCTGGAGGAACGCGGTGTAGGAGTGCTCGTGGCCGCCCCAGATGCGCGTGAACTCCTCCCAGCTCCCGACGGTCGCCTCCTCGACGACCGCGAGGAACTGCGTGGGGTCCCCTTGGCCGAGGTCGCCGAGCGACGAGTACAGCCCCATCGCGTCCGTCGTTTCCTCGCCGCGACTCGGCGGCCCGCCACCGCCGGGCTTGAGGTAGCCGCCGCCGCGGGGCGCGTAGAAGAACACGATGATCGCGAAGAACTCGAGGACGGCGCCGACGCTCACGAGGACGCTCCGCCAGTCGACGGCGAACCAGAGTCGGCCCGTCGCAGCGCGGTCGTGGTCGGGCTCGCGGTCTGGCTCGCGGTTGGGCTCGTGGTCGCGGTCGCCGCCGTCTGGCCGCGACGCATCGTCGCTCCAGACGCCGCGGAGCGCGGTCGGGATCCGGCGGACGCGAACGGGGAGGAGCCAGCCGACGTACGCGACCGCGGTCCGGAACGGCCCCCGACCGTCGCCGTGGTTCGCGACGAACAACCGATGGTCCAGCAGGAGGACGGCGGC
Above is a genomic segment from Halorubellus sp. JP-L1 containing:
- a CDS encoding flippase activity-associated protein Agl23; this translates as MTDESSEPSDEDPPDDGGDSADDDRLPGDVWPDETPAADDSPTADDGSTPTDDGSTPADDGDADGGFEFGPDTSKAGHEKSAGADASSDADATGRPDAGAGANATDGTPAVEDRTEDADPAEDADDAESGVGEQADRDDRDGRDGWLLSAANRASPFPDTSRSALYSLIAMTIAGLALRFVTLGARVAHQDEGRVGYWIIRYLESGVWEYRAIVHGPFLFHVNKYVFEFLGPSDVTARLVVAVIGGLLPLTAWLFREHLRDTEIVALGLLLALNPVLVYYSRFMRNDVPLAAFMLLAVGAAVRYYDTGKHRYVFAAVGAFALGMTTKENGLLYAACWLGAAVLLLDHRLFVANHGDGRGPFRTAVAYVGWLLPVRVRRIPTALRGVWSDDASRPDGGDRDHEPNREPDREPDHDRAATGRLWFAVDWRSVLVSVGAVLEFFAIIVFFYAPRGGGYLKPGGGGPPSRGEETTDAMGLYSSLGDLGQGDPTQFLAVVEEATVGSWEEFTRIWGGHEHSYTAFLQHYVEVMIAGALVVSAFAVVGFLVDRYGDGGPRDLVALASYWGFVSVLGYPIATDIQAGWATAHAIVPLAIPAAVGLAILFRWGIDSYTLDDGVGVAIAAVLLLCVFGWMGFAVADQVYVNPQDPDNTIIQYAQPSTDAKPTLERVRQLGLERGGPGDVDALFWGDGFAIGNESQLAQPPAPNPYYDRRTWMWYMEMYQYDANQSGQHFVYSDTDDASVLNDTKPPVVVTLGQNEGPRYPEDGGQRLHEWLVANGYERVSHQRYGDSPDEEYSRPILFYLRVDPDESTSSGPRDRPPIGTADATNASSNSTPTSVPVSNPTPASVYAPNAPSASAQVSNLAPASGHVSNALAGTVRRS